Proteins encoded together in one Plasmodium brasilianum strain Bolivian I chromosome 4, whole genome shotgun sequence window:
- a CDS encoding ATP-dependent RNA helicase UAP56, producing the protein MATIDHSVQDELVDYEDDENILDTKDVKGNLENNILNNNNKGVNENGAMRGSYATVHTGGFKDFFLKPELLRAISESGFEHPSEVQQETIPAAITGTDILCQAKSGMGKTAVFVLSVLQQLDTNDNKDLKEEKELNNNSNVSGTMNNSNANNSNNVSKNKYVRCLGLAHTRELAYQIKNEFDRFSKYLKNVRCEVVYGGIAMAKHISLFKEDNIPHIIIGTPGRILALIREKYLVTDKIQHFVLDECDKCLEKLDMRSDVQKIFISTPLKKQVMFFSATMAKEMRDVCKKFLQNPVEIFIDDEAKLKLHGLLQHYVKLQEKDKTRKLIEILDALEFNQVIIFVKSITRAITLDKLLTECNFPSIAIHGGLEQEERIERYDKFKKFENRILVSTDLFGRGIDIERVNIVINYDMPENSDSYLHRVGRAGRFGTKGLAVTFVSSQEDTLALNEVQTRFEVAISEMPNKIDCNEYINQ; encoded by the exons ATGGCAACGATTGATCATAGTGTTCAAGATGAATTAGTCGACTATGAAgatgatgaaaatatattagatacTAAAGACGTAAAAggaaatttagaaaataatatattaaataataataataaaggagTTAATGAAAATGGTGCTATGAGAGGAAGTTATGCTACTGTTCATACAGGAGGGTTTAAagattttttcttaaaaccAGAATTACTAAGAGCAATTAGCGAAAGTGGTTTTGAGCATCCCTCGGAGGTACAACAGGAAACCATCCCGGCTGCAATAACAG GAACGGATATATTGTGTCAGGCAAAAAGTGGGATGGGTAAAACGGCTGTTTTCGTTTTGTCTGTTTTACAGCAACTGGATACGAACGATAACAAAGATTTAAAAGAGGAGAaggaattaaataataacagtaatgtTAGTGGAACCATGAATAATAGTAATgctaataatagtaataacgtttcaaaaaataaatatgttagaTGTCTTGGTTTAGCACATACACGTGAATTAGcatatcaaataaaaaatgagttTGATCGATTTagcaaatatttaaaaaatgtacgtTGTGAAGTAGTATATGGTGGTATAGCAATGGCTAAgcatatttcattatttaaagaagATAATATAccacatataataattggtACACCTGGACGTATTTTAGCATtaataagagaaaaatatttagtaaCAGATAAAATACAGCATTTTGTTCTAGATGAATGTGATAAATGTTTAGAAAAATTAGATATGAGAAGTGATGttcagaaaatttttatttctactCCTTTGAAGAAACAAGTTATGTTTTTCTCAGCAACTATGGCAAAAGAAATGAGAGATGTGtgcaaaaaatttttacagaATCCTGTGGAAATATTTATTGATGATgaagcaaaattaaaattacatGGTCTATTACAACATTATGTTAAATTacaagaaaaagataaaacaaGAAAACTAATCGAAATTTTGGATGCTCTCGAATTTAATCaagttattatatttgtaaaatctATTACAAGAGCTATTACACTAGATAAATTATTGACAGAGTGTAACTTCCCATCAATAGCTATACATGGTGGTTTAGAACAAGAAGAAAGAATTGAAAGATAcgataaatttaaaaaatttgaaaacaGAATATTAGTTTCTACAGATTTATTTGGTAGAGGAATAGATATAGAAAGAGTTAACATTGTCATTAATTATGATATGCCTGAAAACTCAGATTCGTATTTACATAGGGTCGGAAGAGCAGGACGATTCGGCACCAAAGGATTGGCAGTTACTTTTGTTTCATCTCAGGAAGATACTTTAGCATTAAATGAAGTTCAAACAAGATTTGAGGTAGCTATTTCGGAAATGCCAAATAAAATTGATTGTAATGAGTACATTAACCAGTAA